The proteins below come from a single Gottschalkia purinilytica genomic window:
- a CDS encoding ABC transporter ATP-binding protein yields the protein MEILKTIDLCKIYGKGETKVEALKSVNLTINEGEFIAIVGPSGSGKSTLLHLLGGLDRPTSGEVVINNTKIYDLSEKELSIFRRRKIGFIFQFYNLIPVLTAEENIKLPLILDNKNIDNNYLEELINILELKGRKNHFPNQLSGGQQQRVSIGRALAYKPSIIFADEPTGNLDSKNSKEVIELLKLSVKKYKQTLVMITHDPNIASQADRVITIEDGMVK from the coding sequence GACTATAGACTTATGTAAAATATATGGCAAAGGAGAAACAAAGGTAGAGGCATTAAAAAGTGTTAATTTAACTATCAACGAAGGAGAATTTATAGCTATAGTTGGACCTTCAGGTTCAGGTAAAAGTACGTTACTCCATTTATTAGGTGGATTAGATAGACCTACTTCAGGAGAAGTAGTAATTAACAATACAAAAATATACGATTTATCAGAGAAAGAATTATCTATATTTAGAAGAAGAAAAATAGGTTTTATATTTCAATTTTATAATTTAATTCCTGTACTAACAGCAGAAGAGAATATCAAACTTCCACTAATTTTGGATAATAAAAATATAGATAATAATTATTTAGAAGAACTTATAAATATATTAGAACTAAAAGGTAGAAAGAATCACTTTCCTAATCAATTATCAGGAGGACAACAGCAAAGAGTATCTATAGGTAGAGCACTTGCTTATAAACCATCAATAATATTTGCAGATGAACCTACAGGAAATTTAGATAGTAAAAATAGTAAAGAGGTCATTGAACTTTTAAAACTTTCTGTAAAAAAATACAAACAGACACTAGTTATGATAACGCATGATCCAAATATCGCATCGCAAGCAGACAGAGTTATAACTATAGAAGATGGGATGGTGAAGTAA